Sequence from the Panicum virgatum strain AP13 chromosome 5N, P.virgatum_v5, whole genome shotgun sequence genome:
tcatgagtttctttgagattctcatgagaagtctttagctcctcataggaatcttgaagagaagtaaacttcaacttcaagtccttcaacttagctttttcttttgtcatgaattcatcggcatcattaagcatttcaacaagatcatcatatgaaagttcatcaagttcaccatcttgttgtacctttgcaccaccctttgccataagacaatgtggtgtagagaagagtgatggagcctccttgatggcgatcccggcaactcccttggatggcttgtcatcatcatcatcatcatcatcggagcttgcatcggaatcccattcaacaaaataagcttggtcattcttcttcttcttaatgaacttcttcttcttttcatcatttttcttgtcatttttcttgtttggacaattgacaatgatatgacctatttcaccacaattgaagcaagtcttgtccacaaaaggattttttcttgatgattgacctctcttgccaaagttcttcttgctcatcattctattgaatctcttgacaaagagagtcatctcctcatccgattcttcttcttggcacctactttcttcttcatttttgctatcttgagctttgaatgccacacttttctttttcacatcaatttctccaccatgagcttcatcatgagatttcttgaacatgtcatgggtgagaatttctgccaatatttgtgtgggagttgcggtcttcacatttgaccttacaagtaaggtcacaattgtgtcatatctttctggaagacatctaagaaatttgtggttgaaatccccatccggtacctcaaatccaaatcacttgaggtcattcacaatgtcatttagccggttgaacatctcggctatactctcatccttcttcatggtgaattcactaaaattccctttaagcaaatacaacttggcctccttcatggttgatgtgccctcatgaatttccatgagcttcttccatatgtcatttgcaattgtgaggctcttgactctattaaattcattcacatcaagagcactaaagagcacattaaccccttgatcatttagtgtctcattttcctcatctaggggtgtcaaactctttgggtccaaaataacatatccatcacttactactctccatagctttctactcatggctttgagatgagccgacatcatagtcttccaataatcataattgttcccatcaaagaacggtggcttcccaacatgaatcccatgatcactagtcattgttctactccaagatggttaaatccgcaagtaatggagtacttagctctggtaccacttgtaggatcaagaacaccgactagagggggtgaataggcggtttaaaatctaaaaccaataacactagagaaatttaattagtaacaaaagaaagccctatgtcatgctattactatctctagatgggtttgcaacctagggtgacaagacacaaatcaagctctattaaagtaaattgctcaaagtaaagacaagaataaaagtgagcaagagaagtaaccaagcttgacacaagaatatatcccgtggtgtcgatgacttgccgatCACCACTAATCcatgttgaggtggattccaagaatcaaccgctcctctatcaagaacctcttgatcttgagccgggttgaatcaaggaaccgctccacacctcgattccactagagttgctcttcaccactccggtgaggtgagcacaaaacctctcacaaccgaaatcggggctcctcaacaatctccttggaggagctccacgaaatccacttctccaagccgtctagggagcggcaactcccaaaagtaacaagttgatgacgcttgcttgaagtttccctaatgccacaaagctcaaaaccTTGATGCAAtacactaggaagctctcacactctcaagaatgcaatctctaagcaagtgtgtgtgagagagggatgccttagctctaatgtgtcaagaatgttgtccaaatggccaagaggaccctccaaaggccgggcaatgagtatatatagacaccccttcaaaaactagccgttacactcttttctgcgaagtcgcggaccgtccgcgtttcaaaaaccggactgtccgccgttataaaccagtgagtcagagtgcatttaatgcatgtcaaAACTAGCCTTTAAgctctggcggaccgtccgcgccccaggggcggaccgtccgcgccccaggggcggactgtccgcagttaagagttccaacccaccagagactaacatcgtctctggaacaactttgagattagcctgcggaccgtccgcgccttaggagcggaccgtccgcagttaacttttcagcccaaatcagataaacaacctctctggtacaaatatgagattagccggcggaccgtccgcgccccatggccagactgtccgccgttcaactttgaagcccaaaccagagaaacaccctttctggtacaaaatTGAAacacagtggcggaccgtccgcccacctgggccggactgtccgccagaccACCAGAGCCTtagcaagctctctggaacggtcgcggactgtccgcccctctggtgcggactgtccgccgttactcagttaGCTCTCAACcttagtctttttcaaactttttcaaaacgccgttagccctcatgcatgccactagacattttgagcaaaatggcactaaagacccgtcaagcatgagtacacaacccctcttgatagtacggctatctatccaacaaatccggtcacttttcatccactaaacgccttgtgaccggtaaaatacaaaagccctattttatacctttgccttgaccccgagctttgctcatcatctccaaaactccatacgttcacaatcaaatctctttcatccgtggatcaacctatactcattgtctcaaatgaaatcgttaatccacaaaccgttgttattaattaccaaaactcgaattaggggcctagatgctttcaagaccaacaccagttttttctgcacactttgtcctcactcgtgcgcacccgggaagaactttccagtcggtcacccatccctaaatttctccgggccaagcacgcttaacctcagagttctttggagaccggcttccggaaaagaatttgcaacttgttggtatgagtatcctattaatcctattaagccctggggcggggtgtcacatgctcacccccttaagagaccgacgtcctcgtcggtcaatcccaagccaggaacgtcctctcttggccacgtcccgtacgtccagtgccaacagcccatgtgccacgtccgtgcgtccagtgccaacggcgcatcccagatgcccgcgcactgacccgccacgcgcccgtgcccATGCCGGTGGCAtatgcgcccccacgcgcccgtgctcatgcctccgcacttacgcccgtacgtgcccgtgaaaccgcgagagtcggctctggtaccattctgtaacgtcccgcctccccgaggccgggcccgcttacatctggctgctttctaggacatagactgtcctcacagaccaacaccagtcttttctgtaCACTttatcctcactcgtgcgcacccgggaagaacttcccggtcggtcacccatccccaaatttctcagggccaagcacgcttaacctcggagttctttggagaccggctttcggaaaagaagttgcaacttgttggtatgagtatcctattaatcctattaagccctgggccggggtgtcacatgacGGCGGGCGTGGGTGTGCGTGGGGGGCGCGGGgatgcggcgacggcggcggcgaccggcacGGACGGCACCGGCGGCATCGGCTTCCGGCGCAGGTCGTCGACGGTGCGGCGGCCAATGTGTATGGGCGCAGGGGGTTGCTGCTTGTGGCTGCGGGCAGTGCCCCGGCCGTGGCTGGCCATGGTCAGTCGTGGCCATGGCTTGCCGTGGCTCGCCGTGGCTGTGGCTGATTGGGGCCGGCGCTCGGGCGACGGGAACTGAGGTGTGGCGGAGGTGGCTGGTgctccccttctcctcctcgaCGGCGATGCTGGTTCGGCGCCGCCATAGTGGTGGGGCTGGGGGGGCTGGCCGATGCATGCTGGTGGCGCCGAGGTGGTGCTTCAGGCTGTGCCGGGCTTCTTCCGATGGAGGCATTGCGGAGGCGAGAGGGAGCGGGCTATGGGCTTGGCTAAGAACGTGCGGCAGGTGTGGTGCTGAAGCGGGCGAAAGCCTTCACTGACGCTTTTGTcggtggcgatggtggcggcgctctTGTGGTGCCGTTCTCTCTATTGGGGGCACCATTGTGAGGCAGCATGTTCCTTCTGCACGGGGATCTTTAgggtgaaaaccctgtccaTCTATGaatgtgcggcggcggcaccattGGCGTCGTGACCTCGTTGGAGGCGCCGCATCTGGAGTCCCGCCTTGGCTAGGTTGTGGTGGTGATTGGTCGGTGGTGTTGCCCGCGCGCAGCGGCAGAAGAGGTGCGCTTGGTCCGTGTTGGCAGGGATGTGCAGAGAATCCTTGGGTGCTGGAGGTCTTGAGCTGGCGCACATGGTGCAGTGGTGATCCCGGTGACAGCTGGGCGGAGGTTGTTGTTTTCAGAGCAGTTTCAAATATCTGAGTCCTTGGCAGAGGAGTGTGAGGCGGTGGGTGAGGCGAGGCCCCCACGCAGAGTGGCTAGGATCAGTGTTTTCTGCTGAGGCGGCGCTGCGACGGGAGTGTTCTGCTGAGGCACCACTGGAGCAGGGGGATCGATGATCGTGTGTGCGCGGCTTGAGGGTGATAGTCCCGTGGTGGAGGAGTTCGAGCTGCCGTTCAGGACTGCAGCGAGCCGCGACATTTGGCGTGGCACAACATTGGTGACAATGGCGCAGACCGCGGGTGGCTTCTTTTGGCTCCTCTCCCAGGCTGTGGTGGTGTAGTGTTTTGTTGTGTGTGTTGTTTGCGTGGTTgtttgtgtggtggtggtgttcgCTTCGGCGCGTTATGTACGAATTAttcttcttcttatatgatatggcagtgctcctgccttTTATCTCAAAAAAAACATGCGgaaattattttaatttctaTGCATTTACATGATTGATACTTTGCTTACTTGATCAGCGAAACACTTGGTAAGATTACAATTCCATTGGTTCTTATATTATCATCAATTTtctaacaccctgcttctttccaGATGTTATCACATGAAGATATTGATCTATTTGCGGGGAGACCATCCTTTGTTGATTCTGCTAATAAATCATTCCCTTCCCTTACACATTCCAATGCCTCTGCTTTTGATCCGTTTCAACCATCCTTTGTGACATCATTCCCTTCATACACTGAGTTCTCAGTGCATGACACCCCAACCAAATCCAAAAACCCCTCACATCAGCATTCCAGCGCTGCAGATTTTGATCCTTTTGCTGCAATTCCATTGAAGACTTTTGATGAATCTGACTCCTTCAGTGCATTCTCTTCAAATATGGTTTCAGGTCAAACTAAAACGGAAAGTGTGAAATGTTCTGATCGTAGTCCTCTTGAGGAGCTGAATTTTGATGCCTTCACTTCACATACGGTATCTCCTAGAACAATTGCCACCAAACTCATGAATAAGTCCCCCACAAAGCTGGAGCCGGCCTCTATATCAGAATCAAAATCAGATGTGAAGAAAGGGGCTTTCCAGGTCAAGTCTGGCATATGGGCTGATCCTTTGAGTCGTGGGCTAATTGATTTGAATATAACTGCATGTAAGTATCTCTACATTATTCCACTAAAAAAAAGTATCTACTCATGCTTCTACACACATGAGCATGTGATTTATATATTCTAGTATGTGTCCATACTCCATGTACATAGTCTTCATTGGGTCAGATACGCCCTACATCATGAGATACACACGTAGGAGTAGCTACAAGCAAGTGTAGAAAGGATTTTTCATGAGCTGCTGTCAAAGTTCTACACGCTTCTACACACACGCACCTCATGCTTTGATACAGCTAATAAAGTTTCTATACCAAATGCAGGGGACTACCAAAAGCATGCATAAAAAAAGAGTATATACTTTTTTTAGTAGGAACAAAATTTACCACAAGTAAACACATTTCAAGACTGTACATTGTGTGTTTTTATTCATAAACGATGCCTAATATGCCCTAATCAGTTCGCAAAACAACTGGAGGCTGCATTACACTCGGTACAGTAAGACTGCAGCTTACGAGTACATGTTCTTGTAGCTTATAAGTGTTTATTGTTTAATCATTATATGCAGCAAAGAAGGTCGATCTTTCAGATGTAGGGGTTGTTGGGCAATTGAGCGACGGATCTGAGGATAAAGGCCCAGCTGGTCCGTGGTGCACGGAGACAACAATGGGCACCGGATCAGGCCTGCAAGGCAGGTCTGGTTCTCCATCGTCCGCAGGAACCACTGGTGGAACTGGTAatttccagcagcagcagtttaTAAGCTTCAATTGACCCTAACTCAGGATCTTCTTGGATGCGACATGAGAGTGGCAGGCAGTATCTGATTTCCTGGATCATTTATGCAGTATTGCTCCTGACATCTCATCAATGATCAGGTGTTTCTGAGATGGCCAGTTCTAGTATTGCAAAATAACTGTCATCTTCGCCCTTGAtagtgttcaagaaaaaatatTCGCCCTTGATGTGTATAGTTTTGTATCTACTAGTTCACCAAAGTAAAGCTGTATGTGCGCACTGTGAATTCAGCCTTTGGATTTTCCTTTTGATACTTTTTTTTTGGTATCTCACTTCTCAATAGCGCGATTCACCCTGTAACTTACCTCCTCTACTGTACAGTGTACACCCGAAATTAGGGGTAAGTTATATACAATTATTCAAACTTCAGTATGATAATACTAGGGATAATGCAGATTGTATGAATTGTAATGAAATGATAAACCCCTTAAGGACATTGAGTACTGGTATTTCGCGTTGGCTACGGGTGAAAATGATATGActcaattttttataaatatccCAAGTATTCTCATTTTTTACACTAGGATTCAAATGGTGCATATGGGCTGGCTAACCTTCTGTTTGACAAATTATTACATGAAGAAGAAGTCAATCGACAAATCCAAGCTCGTGCTGTATCACAAATTCACAAtacttcggggggggggggggggggggggggggattgaaGCGCTCCGCTTATTTTTACAAgcgtgccgcgcccgcgcgacGTGACCGGCGAAAACTAGCGCCCCGCCACGACTTTGATGGATGACCACTTCCAGAACCTCTTCCGCCTCTCCTTGCCTTTCTCCTTGTGCTCCGCCGTGTCGGAATTGCTGGCCTTCTTGTCCCGCGAGAAGGACTGGAACGCGAGCAGCCTCGACCTGGAGGCAGCAGCCACGCTCGCGCCCGGCTTCTCGTGCAGTGGGCTTCCGCGGCCGTCGTCGGACGCCTCCGAGTcgtgcgccggcggtggcggtggcgtggTGCAGCCTGATCCGGGCTTTACGGCCTCGACGTCCGGCTCCATCTCGGCCGCGGCCCGCGCGTTACGATCTCCGgttcgcggcgccggcgcgacgTCGCGCTGTGGCGGCGTCCGCGTCCCCGGTGGTGTCGCGGGCCACGAGGCGCCTGTTCCGGGCGTAGgcttctcctcctccacctgcgtTAAGGATCCACCTGCGCCGTGAGCCTCCTGGCTCGGCCGCTGATCCTGATCACCCGCAGCTGCACCTGCCTCGTTCTTCGCATTATTGTCCGGCTCCTGGGTCCTCGCGGCGTCGACGTCTGGTGATGCAGATGGCGGCGCAGCTCCGGTCACCGGCTTGTGCGATAGTGCAGACGCCGTAGGGGGAGCCTCGACGCCCACGGTGCCTTCCCCCATGCAAGAATGTAGGCAGGGGCATCAGGGAGGAAGAATTGAGCCAGCTGATCGAGCATAACCGCCAACGTGCAGAGCACCTGGACGAAAATAAGGAACAACGGTACCCCCCCTCCCCGGGTCAGGCAAGACGAAGGTCGCTGCACCGACGACAAGGTCACAGGAGGTTTAACAGTTCATGGCCCGTGGGCGACCGACT
This genomic interval carries:
- the LOC120676168 gene encoding clathrin interactor EPSIN 1-like — protein: MLSHEDIDLFAGRPSFVDSANKSFPSLTHSNASAFDPFQPSFVTSFPSYTEFSVHDTPTKSKNPSHQHSSAADFDPFAAIPLKTFDESDSFSAFSSNMVSGQTKTESVKCSDRSPLEELNFDAFTSHTVSPRTIATKLMNKSPTKLEPASISESKSDVKKGAFQVKSGIWADPLSRGLIDLNITASKKVDLSDVGVVGQLSDGSEDKGPAGPWCTETTMGTGSGLQGRSGSPSSAGTTGGTGNFQQQQFISFN